A region of Homo sapiens chromosome 17, GRCh38.p14 Primary Assembly DNA encodes the following proteins:
- the TP53I13 gene encoding tumor protein p53-inducible protein 13 isoform c precursor (isoform c precursor is encoded by transcript variant 4), with amino-acid sequence MAPPPPSPQLLLLAALARLLGPSEVMAGPAEEAGAHCPESLWPLPPQVSPRVTYTRVSPGQPLVLTAWGLALEMAWVEPAWAAHWLMRRRRRKQRKKKAWIYCESLSGPAPSEPTPGRGRLCRRGCVQALALAFALRSWRPPGTEVTSQGPRQPSSSGAKRRRLRAALGPQPTRSALRFPSASPGSLKAKQSMAGIPGRESNAPSVPTVSLLPGAPGGNASSRTEAQVPNGQGSPGGCVCSSQASPAPRAAAPPRAARGPTPRTEEAAWAAMALTFLLVLLTLATLCTRLHRNFRRGESIYWGPTADSQDTVAAVLKRRLLQPSRRVKRSRRRPLLPPTPDSGPEGESSE; translated from the exons ATGGCGCCTCCTCCGCCTTCGCCCCAACTGCTTCTCCTGGCAGCCCTCGCGAGGCTCCTGGGTCCCAGCGAG GTGATGGCTGGACCGGCGGAGGAGGCGGGAGCCCATTGTCCCGAGAGCCTGTGGCCTCTGCCTCCGCAG GTGTCACCAAGAGTGACCTACACACGAGTGAGCCCAGGGCAG CCCCTGGTGCTGACTGCATGGGGGCTGGCGCTGGAGATGGCCTGGGTAGAGCCAGCCTGGGCTGCCCACTGGCTGATGAGGAGGcggaggaggaagcagaggaagaagaaggcaTGGATCTACTGTGAAAGCCTTTCAGGGCCTGCTCCCTCCGAGCCAACTCCCGGTAGAGGGAGGCTGTGCCGAAGAGGGTGTGTGCAG GCCCTGGCTCTGGCCTTTGCTCTGCGGAGCTGGCGGCCCCCTGGCACAGAGGTGACATCTCAAGGGCCCAGGCAGCCCTCTTCTAGTGGTGccaagaggcggaggctgcgggcTGCCCTTGGTCCCCAGCCCACTCGCTCAGCCCTGAGGTTTCCCTCTGCTTCCCCAGGGAGCTTGAAGGCCAAGCAGTCCATGGCGGGAATCCCTGGTAGGGAGAGTAATGCCCCATCTGTGCCCACTGTCTCCCTGCTGCCGGGGGCGCCTGGAGGCAATGCCAGCTCCAGGACAGAGGCTCAGGTGCCCAACGGGCAAGGCAGCCCAGGGGGCTGTGTCTGTTCAAGTCAGGCTTCCCCGGCCCCTCGCGCAGCAGCGCCTCCACGGGCAGCCCGGGGCCCCACCCCACGCACTGAAGAGGCCGCCTGGGCTGCCATGGCCCTGACCTTCCTGCTGGTGCTGCTCACCCTGGCCACGCTCTGCACACGGCTGCACAGAAACTTCCGACGCGGGGAGAGCATCTACTGGGGGCCCACAGCGGACAGCCAGGACACAGTGGCTG CTGTGCTGAAGCGGAGGCTGCTGCAGCCCTCGCGCCGGGTCAAGCGCTCGCGCCGGAGACCCCTCCTCCCGCCCACGCCGGACAGCGGCCCGGAAGGCGAGAGCTCGGAGTGA
- the TP53I13 gene encoding tumor protein p53-inducible protein 13 isoform X1 → MAPPPPSPQLLLLAALARLLGPSEVMAGPAEEAGAHCPESLWPLPPQVSPRVTYTRVSPGQAEDVTFLYHPCAHPWLKLQLALLAYACMANPSLTPDFSLTQDRPLVLTAWGLALEMAWVEPAWAAHWLMRRRRRKQRKKKAWIYCESLSGPAPSEPTPGRGRLCRRGCVQALALAFALRSWRPPGTEVTSQGPRQPSSSGAKRRRLRAALGPQPTRSALRFPSASPGSLKAKQSMAGIPGRESNAPSVPTVSLLPGAPGGNASSRTEAQVPNGQGSPGGCVCSSQASPAPRAAAPPRAARGPTPRTEEAAWAAMALTFLLVLLTLATLCTRLHRNFRRGESIYWGPTADSQDTVADAVISISRRDNQGSERSSSLQVTQPVSSRDDFTLLCLELSALGMVTAPADALGAAHSPARLYPSLACRVPCLPCCAPARGLPPFPCSISTLHASASLAALPHED, encoded by the exons ATGGCGCCTCCTCCGCCTTCGCCCCAACTGCTTCTCCTGGCAGCCCTCGCGAGGCTCCTGGGTCCCAGCGAG GTGATGGCTGGACCGGCGGAGGAGGCGGGAGCCCATTGTCCCGAGAGCCTGTGGCCTCTGCCTCCGCAG GTGTCACCAAGAGTGACCTACACACGAGTGAGCCCAGGGCAG GCTGAGGATGTCACCTTCCTCTACCACCCCTGTGCCCATCCCTGGCTGAAGCTCCAGCTTGCCCTCCTGGCCTATGCTTGTATGGCTAACCCTTCCCTCACCCCTGACTTCAGCCTCACGCAGGATCGG CCCCTGGTGCTGACTGCATGGGGGCTGGCGCTGGAGATGGCCTGGGTAGAGCCAGCCTGGGCTGCCCACTGGCTGATGAGGAGGcggaggaggaagcagaggaagaagaaggcaTGGATCTACTGTGAAAGCCTTTCAGGGCCTGCTCCCTCCGAGCCAACTCCCGGTAGAGGGAGGCTGTGCCGAAGAGGGTGTGTGCAG GCCCTGGCTCTGGCCTTTGCTCTGCGGAGCTGGCGGCCCCCTGGCACAGAGGTGACATCTCAAGGGCCCAGGCAGCCCTCTTCTAGTGGTGccaagaggcggaggctgcgggcTGCCCTTGGTCCCCAGCCCACTCGCTCAGCCCTGAGGTTTCCCTCTGCTTCCCCAGGGAGCTTGAAGGCCAAGCAGTCCATGGCGGGAATCCCTGGTAGGGAGAGTAATGCCCCATCTGTGCCCACTGTCTCCCTGCTGCCGGGGGCGCCTGGAGGCAATGCCAGCTCCAGGACAGAGGCTCAGGTGCCCAACGGGCAAGGCAGCCCAGGGGGCTGTGTCTGTTCAAGTCAGGCTTCCCCGGCCCCTCGCGCAGCAGCGCCTCCACGGGCAGCCCGGGGCCCCACCCCACGCACTGAAGAGGCCGCCTGGGCTGCCATGGCCCTGACCTTCCTGCTGGTGCTGCTCACCCTGGCCACGCTCTGCACACGGCTGCACAGAAACTTCCGACGCGGGGAGAGCATCTACTGGGGGCCCACAGCGGACAGCCAGGACACAGTGGCTG ATGCTGTCATCTCCATTTCCAGGAGAGataaccaaggctcagagaggtcaagcagcctgcaagtcacacagccagtaagcagCAGAGATGACTTCACACTTCTGTGCCTGGAACTCTCCGCTCTCGGGATGGTCACTGCTCCTGCTGATGCTCTCGGGGCTGCTCATTCTCCAGCTCGTCTCTATCCCAGTCTTGCTTGTAGGGTTCCCTGCCTCCCATGCTGTGCTCCAGCCCGGGGGCTGCCTCCATTCCCATGCAGCATTTCTACCCTCCATGCCTCTGCCTCTCTTGCTGCACTCCCCCATGAGGACTAG
- the TP53I13 gene encoding tumor protein p53-inducible protein 13 isoform X3: MAPPPPSPQLLLLAALARLLGPSEVMAGPAEEAGAHCPESLWPLPPQVSPRVTYTRVSPGQPLVLTAWGLALEMAWVEPAWAAHWLMRRRRRKQRKKKAWIYCESLSGPAPSEPTPGRGRLCRRGCVQALALAFALRSWRPPGTEVTSQGPRQPSSSGAKRRRLRAALGPQPTRSALRFPSASPGSLKAKQSMAGIPGRESNAPSVPTVSLLPGAPGGNASSRTEAQVPNGQGSPGGCVCSSQASPAPRAAAPPRAARGPTPRTEEAAWAAMALTFLLVLLTLATLCTRLHRNFRRGESIYWGPTADSQDTVADAVISISRRDNQGSERSSSLQVTQPVSSRDDFTLLCLELSALGMVTAPADALGAAHSPARLYPSLACRVPCLPCCAPARGLPPFPCSISTLHASASLAALPHED; encoded by the exons ATGGCGCCTCCTCCGCCTTCGCCCCAACTGCTTCTCCTGGCAGCCCTCGCGAGGCTCCTGGGTCCCAGCGAG GTGATGGCTGGACCGGCGGAGGAGGCGGGAGCCCATTGTCCCGAGAGCCTGTGGCCTCTGCCTCCGCAG GTGTCACCAAGAGTGACCTACACACGAGTGAGCCCAGGGCAG CCCCTGGTGCTGACTGCATGGGGGCTGGCGCTGGAGATGGCCTGGGTAGAGCCAGCCTGGGCTGCCCACTGGCTGATGAGGAGGcggaggaggaagcagaggaagaagaaggcaTGGATCTACTGTGAAAGCCTTTCAGGGCCTGCTCCCTCCGAGCCAACTCCCGGTAGAGGGAGGCTGTGCCGAAGAGGGTGTGTGCAG GCCCTGGCTCTGGCCTTTGCTCTGCGGAGCTGGCGGCCCCCTGGCACAGAGGTGACATCTCAAGGGCCCAGGCAGCCCTCTTCTAGTGGTGccaagaggcggaggctgcgggcTGCCCTTGGTCCCCAGCCCACTCGCTCAGCCCTGAGGTTTCCCTCTGCTTCCCCAGGGAGCTTGAAGGCCAAGCAGTCCATGGCGGGAATCCCTGGTAGGGAGAGTAATGCCCCATCTGTGCCCACTGTCTCCCTGCTGCCGGGGGCGCCTGGAGGCAATGCCAGCTCCAGGACAGAGGCTCAGGTGCCCAACGGGCAAGGCAGCCCAGGGGGCTGTGTCTGTTCAAGTCAGGCTTCCCCGGCCCCTCGCGCAGCAGCGCCTCCACGGGCAGCCCGGGGCCCCACCCCACGCACTGAAGAGGCCGCCTGGGCTGCCATGGCCCTGACCTTCCTGCTGGTGCTGCTCACCCTGGCCACGCTCTGCACACGGCTGCACAGAAACTTCCGACGCGGGGAGAGCATCTACTGGGGGCCCACAGCGGACAGCCAGGACACAGTGGCTG ATGCTGTCATCTCCATTTCCAGGAGAGataaccaaggctcagagaggtcaagcagcctgcaagtcacacagccagtaagcagCAGAGATGACTTCACACTTCTGTGCCTGGAACTCTCCGCTCTCGGGATGGTCACTGCTCCTGCTGATGCTCTCGGGGCTGCTCATTCTCCAGCTCGTCTCTATCCCAGTCTTGCTTGTAGGGTTCCCTGCCTCCCATGCTGTGCTCCAGCCCGGGGGCTGCCTCCATTCCCATGCAGCATTTCTACCCTCCATGCCTCTGCCTCTCTTGCTGCACTCCCCCATGAGGACTAG
- the TP53I13 gene encoding tumor protein p53-inducible protein 13 isoform a precursor (isoform a precursor is encoded by transcript variant 1), giving the protein MAPPPPSPQLLLLAALARLLGPSEVMAGPAEEAGAHCPESLWPLPPQVSPRVTYTRVSPGQAEDVTFLYHPCAHPWLKLQLALLAYACMANPSLTPDFSLTQDRPLVLTAWGLALEMAWVEPAWAAHWLMRRRRRKQRKKKAWIYCESLSGPAPSEPTPGRGRLCRRGCVQALALAFALRSWRPPGTEVTSQGPRQPSSSGAKRRRLRAALGPQPTRSALRFPSASPGSLKAKQSMAGIPGRESNAPSVPTVSLLPGAPGGNASSRTEAQVPNGQGSPGGCVCSSQASPAPRAAAPPRAARGPTPRTEEAAWAAMALTFLLVLLTLATLCTRLHRNFRRGESIYWGPTADSQDTVAAVLKRRLLQPSRRVKRSRRRPLLPPTPDSGPEGESSE; this is encoded by the exons ATGGCGCCTCCTCCGCCTTCGCCCCAACTGCTTCTCCTGGCAGCCCTCGCGAGGCTCCTGGGTCCCAGCGAG GTGATGGCTGGACCGGCGGAGGAGGCGGGAGCCCATTGTCCCGAGAGCCTGTGGCCTCTGCCTCCGCAG GTGTCACCAAGAGTGACCTACACACGAGTGAGCCCAGGGCAG GCTGAGGATGTCACCTTCCTCTACCACCCCTGTGCCCATCCCTGGCTGAAGCTCCAGCTTGCCCTCCTGGCCTATGCTTGTATGGCTAACCCTTCCCTCACCCCTGACTTCAGCCTCACGCAGGATCGG CCCCTGGTGCTGACTGCATGGGGGCTGGCGCTGGAGATGGCCTGGGTAGAGCCAGCCTGGGCTGCCCACTGGCTGATGAGGAGGcggaggaggaagcagaggaagaagaaggcaTGGATCTACTGTGAAAGCCTTTCAGGGCCTGCTCCCTCCGAGCCAACTCCCGGTAGAGGGAGGCTGTGCCGAAGAGGGTGTGTGCAG GCCCTGGCTCTGGCCTTTGCTCTGCGGAGCTGGCGGCCCCCTGGCACAGAGGTGACATCTCAAGGGCCCAGGCAGCCCTCTTCTAGTGGTGccaagaggcggaggctgcgggcTGCCCTTGGTCCCCAGCCCACTCGCTCAGCCCTGAGGTTTCCCTCTGCTTCCCCAGGGAGCTTGAAGGCCAAGCAGTCCATGGCGGGAATCCCTGGTAGGGAGAGTAATGCCCCATCTGTGCCCACTGTCTCCCTGCTGCCGGGGGCGCCTGGAGGCAATGCCAGCTCCAGGACAGAGGCTCAGGTGCCCAACGGGCAAGGCAGCCCAGGGGGCTGTGTCTGTTCAAGTCAGGCTTCCCCGGCCCCTCGCGCAGCAGCGCCTCCACGGGCAGCCCGGGGCCCCACCCCACGCACTGAAGAGGCCGCCTGGGCTGCCATGGCCCTGACCTTCCTGCTGGTGCTGCTCACCCTGGCCACGCTCTGCACACGGCTGCACAGAAACTTCCGACGCGGGGAGAGCATCTACTGGGGGCCCACAGCGGACAGCCAGGACACAGTGGCTG CTGTGCTGAAGCGGAGGCTGCTGCAGCCCTCGCGCCGGGTCAAGCGCTCGCGCCGGAGACCCCTCCTCCCGCCCACGCCGGACAGCGGCCCGGAAGGCGAGAGCTCGGAGTGA
- the TP53I13 gene encoding tumor protein p53-inducible protein 13 isoform b (isoform b is encoded by transcript variant 2), producing MAGPAEEAGAHCPESLWPLPPQVSPRVTYTRVSPGQAEDVTFLYHPCAHPWLKLQLALLAYACMANPSLTPDFSLTQDRPLVLTAWGLALEMAWVEPAWAAHWLMRRRRRKQRKKKAWIYCESLSGPAPSEPTPGRGRLCRRGCVQALALAFALRSWRPPGTEVTSQGPRQPSSSGAKRRRLRAALGPQPTRSALRFPSASPGSLKAKQSMAGIPGRESNAPSVPTVSLLPGAPGGNASSRTEAQVPNGQGSPGGCVCSSQASPAPRAAAPPRAARGPTPRTEEAAWAAMALTFLLVLLTLATLCTRLHRNFRRGESIYWGPTADSQDTVAAVLKRRLLQPSRRVKRSRRRPLLPPTPDSGPEGESSE from the exons ATGGCTGGACCGGCGGAGGAGGCGGGAGCCCATTGTCCCGAGAGCCTGTGGCCTCTGCCTCCGCAG GTGTCACCAAGAGTGACCTACACACGAGTGAGCCCAGGGCAG GCTGAGGATGTCACCTTCCTCTACCACCCCTGTGCCCATCCCTGGCTGAAGCTCCAGCTTGCCCTCCTGGCCTATGCTTGTATGGCTAACCCTTCCCTCACCCCTGACTTCAGCCTCACGCAGGATCGG CCCCTGGTGCTGACTGCATGGGGGCTGGCGCTGGAGATGGCCTGGGTAGAGCCAGCCTGGGCTGCCCACTGGCTGATGAGGAGGcggaggaggaagcagaggaagaagaaggcaTGGATCTACTGTGAAAGCCTTTCAGGGCCTGCTCCCTCCGAGCCAACTCCCGGTAGAGGGAGGCTGTGCCGAAGAGGGTGTGTGCAG GCCCTGGCTCTGGCCTTTGCTCTGCGGAGCTGGCGGCCCCCTGGCACAGAGGTGACATCTCAAGGGCCCAGGCAGCCCTCTTCTAGTGGTGccaagaggcggaggctgcgggcTGCCCTTGGTCCCCAGCCCACTCGCTCAGCCCTGAGGTTTCCCTCTGCTTCCCCAGGGAGCTTGAAGGCCAAGCAGTCCATGGCGGGAATCCCTGGTAGGGAGAGTAATGCCCCATCTGTGCCCACTGTCTCCCTGCTGCCGGGGGCGCCTGGAGGCAATGCCAGCTCCAGGACAGAGGCTCAGGTGCCCAACGGGCAAGGCAGCCCAGGGGGCTGTGTCTGTTCAAGTCAGGCTTCCCCGGCCCCTCGCGCAGCAGCGCCTCCACGGGCAGCCCGGGGCCCCACCCCACGCACTGAAGAGGCCGCCTGGGCTGCCATGGCCCTGACCTTCCTGCTGGTGCTGCTCACCCTGGCCACGCTCTGCACACGGCTGCACAGAAACTTCCGACGCGGGGAGAGCATCTACTGGGGGCCCACAGCGGACAGCCAGGACACAGTGGCTG CTGTGCTGAAGCGGAGGCTGCTGCAGCCCTCGCGCCGGGTCAAGCGCTCGCGCCGGAGACCCCTCCTCCCGCCCACGCCGGACAGCGGCCCGGAAGGCGAGAGCTCGGAGTGA
- the TP53I13 gene encoding tumor protein p53-inducible protein 13 isoform X2 yields MAGPAEEAGAHCPESLWPLPPQVSPRVTYTRVSPGQAEDVTFLYHPCAHPWLKLQLALLAYACMANPSLTPDFSLTQDRPLVLTAWGLALEMAWVEPAWAAHWLMRRRRRKQRKKKAWIYCESLSGPAPSEPTPGRGRLCRRGCVQALALAFALRSWRPPGTEVTSQGPRQPSSSGAKRRRLRAALGPQPTRSALRFPSASPGSLKAKQSMAGIPGRESNAPSVPTVSLLPGAPGGNASSRTEAQVPNGQGSPGGCVCSSQASPAPRAAAPPRAARGPTPRTEEAAWAAMALTFLLVLLTLATLCTRLHRNFRRGESIYWGPTADSQDTVADAVISISRRDNQGSERSSSLQVTQPVSSRDDFTLLCLELSALGMVTAPADALGAAHSPARLYPSLACRVPCLPCCAPARGLPPFPCSISTLHASASLAALPHED; encoded by the exons ATGGCTGGACCGGCGGAGGAGGCGGGAGCCCATTGTCCCGAGAGCCTGTGGCCTCTGCCTCCGCAG GTGTCACCAAGAGTGACCTACACACGAGTGAGCCCAGGGCAG GCTGAGGATGTCACCTTCCTCTACCACCCCTGTGCCCATCCCTGGCTGAAGCTCCAGCTTGCCCTCCTGGCCTATGCTTGTATGGCTAACCCTTCCCTCACCCCTGACTTCAGCCTCACGCAGGATCGG CCCCTGGTGCTGACTGCATGGGGGCTGGCGCTGGAGATGGCCTGGGTAGAGCCAGCCTGGGCTGCCCACTGGCTGATGAGGAGGcggaggaggaagcagaggaagaagaaggcaTGGATCTACTGTGAAAGCCTTTCAGGGCCTGCTCCCTCCGAGCCAACTCCCGGTAGAGGGAGGCTGTGCCGAAGAGGGTGTGTGCAG GCCCTGGCTCTGGCCTTTGCTCTGCGGAGCTGGCGGCCCCCTGGCACAGAGGTGACATCTCAAGGGCCCAGGCAGCCCTCTTCTAGTGGTGccaagaggcggaggctgcgggcTGCCCTTGGTCCCCAGCCCACTCGCTCAGCCCTGAGGTTTCCCTCTGCTTCCCCAGGGAGCTTGAAGGCCAAGCAGTCCATGGCGGGAATCCCTGGTAGGGAGAGTAATGCCCCATCTGTGCCCACTGTCTCCCTGCTGCCGGGGGCGCCTGGAGGCAATGCCAGCTCCAGGACAGAGGCTCAGGTGCCCAACGGGCAAGGCAGCCCAGGGGGCTGTGTCTGTTCAAGTCAGGCTTCCCCGGCCCCTCGCGCAGCAGCGCCTCCACGGGCAGCCCGGGGCCCCACCCCACGCACTGAAGAGGCCGCCTGGGCTGCCATGGCCCTGACCTTCCTGCTGGTGCTGCTCACCCTGGCCACGCTCTGCACACGGCTGCACAGAAACTTCCGACGCGGGGAGAGCATCTACTGGGGGCCCACAGCGGACAGCCAGGACACAGTGGCTG ATGCTGTCATCTCCATTTCCAGGAGAGataaccaaggctcagagaggtcaagcagcctgcaagtcacacagccagtaagcagCAGAGATGACTTCACACTTCTGTGCCTGGAACTCTCCGCTCTCGGGATGGTCACTGCTCCTGCTGATGCTCTCGGGGCTGCTCATTCTCCAGCTCGTCTCTATCCCAGTCTTGCTTGTAGGGTTCCCTGCCTCCCATGCTGTGCTCCAGCCCGGGGGCTGCCTCCATTCCCATGCAGCATTTCTACCCTCCATGCCTCTGCCTCTCTTGCTGCACTCCCCCATGAGGACTAG
- the TP53I13 gene encoding tumor protein p53-inducible protein 13 isoform X4, with protein sequence MLLGSWLCGQVAAEDVTFLYHPCAHPWLKLQLALLAYACMANPSLTPDFSLTQDRPLVLTAWGLALEMAWVEPAWAAHWLMRRRRRKQRKKKAWIYCESLSGPAPSEPTPGRGRLCRRGCVQALALAFALRSWRPPGTEVTSQGPRQPSSSGAKRRRLRAALGPQPTRSALRFPSASPGSLKAKQSMAGIPGRESNAPSVPTVSLLPGAPGGNASSRTEAQVPNGQGSPGGCVCSSQASPAPRAAAPPRAARGPTPRTEEAAWAAMALTFLLVLLTLATLCTRLHRNFRRGESIYWGPTADSQDTVADAVISISRRDNQGSERSSSLQVTQPVSSRDDFTLLCLELSALGMVTAPADALGAAHSPARLYPSLACRVPCLPCCAPARGLPPFPCSISTLHASASLAALPHED encoded by the exons ATGCTGTTGGGTAGCTGGCTCTGTGGACAAGTGGCT GCTGAGGATGTCACCTTCCTCTACCACCCCTGTGCCCATCCCTGGCTGAAGCTCCAGCTTGCCCTCCTGGCCTATGCTTGTATGGCTAACCCTTCCCTCACCCCTGACTTCAGCCTCACGCAGGATCGG CCCCTGGTGCTGACTGCATGGGGGCTGGCGCTGGAGATGGCCTGGGTAGAGCCAGCCTGGGCTGCCCACTGGCTGATGAGGAGGcggaggaggaagcagaggaagaagaaggcaTGGATCTACTGTGAAAGCCTTTCAGGGCCTGCTCCCTCCGAGCCAACTCCCGGTAGAGGGAGGCTGTGCCGAAGAGGGTGTGTGCAG GCCCTGGCTCTGGCCTTTGCTCTGCGGAGCTGGCGGCCCCCTGGCACAGAGGTGACATCTCAAGGGCCCAGGCAGCCCTCTTCTAGTGGTGccaagaggcggaggctgcgggcTGCCCTTGGTCCCCAGCCCACTCGCTCAGCCCTGAGGTTTCCCTCTGCTTCCCCAGGGAGCTTGAAGGCCAAGCAGTCCATGGCGGGAATCCCTGGTAGGGAGAGTAATGCCCCATCTGTGCCCACTGTCTCCCTGCTGCCGGGGGCGCCTGGAGGCAATGCCAGCTCCAGGACAGAGGCTCAGGTGCCCAACGGGCAAGGCAGCCCAGGGGGCTGTGTCTGTTCAAGTCAGGCTTCCCCGGCCCCTCGCGCAGCAGCGCCTCCACGGGCAGCCCGGGGCCCCACCCCACGCACTGAAGAGGCCGCCTGGGCTGCCATGGCCCTGACCTTCCTGCTGGTGCTGCTCACCCTGGCCACGCTCTGCACACGGCTGCACAGAAACTTCCGACGCGGGGAGAGCATCTACTGGGGGCCCACAGCGGACAGCCAGGACACAGTGGCTG ATGCTGTCATCTCCATTTCCAGGAGAGataaccaaggctcagagaggtcaagcagcctgcaagtcacacagccagtaagcagCAGAGATGACTTCACACTTCTGTGCCTGGAACTCTCCGCTCTCGGGATGGTCACTGCTCCTGCTGATGCTCTCGGGGCTGCTCATTCTCCAGCTCGTCTCTATCCCAGTCTTGCTTGTAGGGTTCCCTGCCTCCCATGCTGTGCTCCAGCCCGGGGGCTGCCTCCATTCCCATGCAGCATTTCTACCCTCCATGCCTCTGCCTCTCTTGCTGCACTCCCCCATGAGGACTAG
- the TP53I13 gene encoding tumor protein p53-inducible protein 13 isoform X5 — protein MAWVEPAWAAHWLMRRRRRKQRKKKAWIYCESLSGPAPSEPTPGRGRLCRRGCVQALALAFALRSWRPPGTEVTSQGPRQPSSSGAKRRRLRAALGPQPTRSALRFPSASPGSLKAKQSMAGIPGRESNAPSVPTVSLLPGAPGGNASSRTEAQVPNGQGSPGGCVCSSQASPAPRAAAPPRAARGPTPRTEEAAWAAMALTFLLVLLTLATLCTRLHRNFRRGESIYWGPTADSQDTVADAVISISRRDNQGSERSSSLQVTQPVSSRDDFTLLCLELSALGMVTAPADALGAAHSPARLYPSLACRVPCLPCCAPARGLPPFPCSISTLHASASLAALPHED, from the exons ATGGCCTGGGTAGAGCCAGCCTGGGCTGCCCACTGGCTGATGAGGAGGcggaggaggaagcagaggaagaagaaggcaTGGATCTACTGTGAAAGCCTTTCAGGGCCTGCTCCCTCCGAGCCAACTCCCGGTAGAGGGAGGCTGTGCCGAAGAGGGTGTGTGCAG GCCCTGGCTCTGGCCTTTGCTCTGCGGAGCTGGCGGCCCCCTGGCACAGAGGTGACATCTCAAGGGCCCAGGCAGCCCTCTTCTAGTGGTGccaagaggcggaggctgcgggcTGCCCTTGGTCCCCAGCCCACTCGCTCAGCCCTGAGGTTTCCCTCTGCTTCCCCAGGGAGCTTGAAGGCCAAGCAGTCCATGGCGGGAATCCCTGGTAGGGAGAGTAATGCCCCATCTGTGCCCACTGTCTCCCTGCTGCCGGGGGCGCCTGGAGGCAATGCCAGCTCCAGGACAGAGGCTCAGGTGCCCAACGGGCAAGGCAGCCCAGGGGGCTGTGTCTGTTCAAGTCAGGCTTCCCCGGCCCCTCGCGCAGCAGCGCCTCCACGGGCAGCCCGGGGCCCCACCCCACGCACTGAAGAGGCCGCCTGGGCTGCCATGGCCCTGACCTTCCTGCTGGTGCTGCTCACCCTGGCCACGCTCTGCACACGGCTGCACAGAAACTTCCGACGCGGGGAGAGCATCTACTGGGGGCCCACAGCGGACAGCCAGGACACAGTGGCTG ATGCTGTCATCTCCATTTCCAGGAGAGataaccaaggctcagagaggtcaagcagcctgcaagtcacacagccagtaagcagCAGAGATGACTTCACACTTCTGTGCCTGGAACTCTCCGCTCTCGGGATGGTCACTGCTCCTGCTGATGCTCTCGGGGCTGCTCATTCTCCAGCTCGTCTCTATCCCAGTCTTGCTTGTAGGGTTCCCTGCCTCCCATGCTGTGCTCCAGCCCGGGGGCTGCCTCCATTCCCATGCAGCATTTCTACCCTCCATGCCTCTGCCTCTCTTGCTGCACTCCCCCATGAGGACTAG
- the TP53I13 gene encoding tumor protein p53-inducible protein 13 isoform d (isoform d is encoded by transcript variant 6) → MAWVEPAWAAHWLMRRRRRKQRKKKAWIYCESLSGPAPSEPTPGRGRLCRRGCVQALALAFALRSWRPPGTEVTSQGPRQPSSSGAKRRRLRAALGPQPTRSALRFPSASPGSLKAKQSMAGIPGRESNAPSVPTVSLLPGAPGGNASSRTEAQVPNGQGSPGGCVCSSQASPAPRAAAPPRAARGPTPRTEEAAWAAMALTFLLVLLTLATLCTRLHRNFRRGESIYWGPTADSQDTVAAVLKRRLLQPSRRVKRSRRRPLLPPTPDSGPEGESSE, encoded by the exons ATGGCCTGGGTAGAGCCAGCCTGGGCTGCCCACTGGCTGATGAGGAGGcggaggaggaagcagaggaagaagaaggcaTGGATCTACTGTGAAAGCCTTTCAGGGCCTGCTCCCTCCGAGCCAACTCCCGGTAGAGGGAGGCTGTGCCGAAGAGGGTGTGTGCAG GCCCTGGCTCTGGCCTTTGCTCTGCGGAGCTGGCGGCCCCCTGGCACAGAGGTGACATCTCAAGGGCCCAGGCAGCCCTCTTCTAGTGGTGccaagaggcggaggctgcgggcTGCCCTTGGTCCCCAGCCCACTCGCTCAGCCCTGAGGTTTCCCTCTGCTTCCCCAGGGAGCTTGAAGGCCAAGCAGTCCATGGCGGGAATCCCTGGTAGGGAGAGTAATGCCCCATCTGTGCCCACTGTCTCCCTGCTGCCGGGGGCGCCTGGAGGCAATGCCAGCTCCAGGACAGAGGCTCAGGTGCCCAACGGGCAAGGCAGCCCAGGGGGCTGTGTCTGTTCAAGTCAGGCTTCCCCGGCCCCTCGCGCAGCAGCGCCTCCACGGGCAGCCCGGGGCCCCACCCCACGCACTGAAGAGGCCGCCTGGGCTGCCATGGCCCTGACCTTCCTGCTGGTGCTGCTCACCCTGGCCACGCTCTGCACACGGCTGCACAGAAACTTCCGACGCGGGGAGAGCATCTACTGGGGGCCCACAGCGGACAGCCAGGACACAGTGGCTG CTGTGCTGAAGCGGAGGCTGCTGCAGCCCTCGCGCCGGGTCAAGCGCTCGCGCCGGAGACCCCTCCTCCCGCCCACGCCGGACAGCGGCCCGGAAGGCGAGAGCTCGGAGTGA